From the Chloroflexota bacterium genome, the window ATCGGGGACACACATGGGCACGATCCTTCCTCTCGTGTGAGCGAGATGCGAGATTAAGGCAATCATCCCATGTAATGTCCCCTTTGTCACGTGCTCCATCAAAATCGAATCTGCCCACTCCTGAGGGACAAGCCCCCTTGGAACCCCCGTCGTTCGACAGGTCTCAGACCTCTTGACTTTTGCCCTCTTGAAACCATAATATGTCCTTCGCCGGCATCATCTGACTTAGGGCAAGGTCAATCACCAAAGTAGCTGTACACCGATGGTGATTCGGCCCCACCATCACTTCGCAAGGCACACGGGCTAGGGATATAGACCTCGCCCCGCTATTCTGAGATGGGAGAAGAGTTCATGGCTAAGACACTTATCTCCTCCTTAACCGAAGGACAAGATATTGCCGACCACTTTATGGTCAAATCCCGCTACCTGCGCCCCTTCCGAACCAAAGTAGGCTCCTTTCTTGTCCTGAAGCTGGGTGACAAAAGCGGCGAGATCCAAGCCAAGCTCTGGGATGATGGCGAATCCTGGTACAGACAGCTTAAGGAAGAGGATATAATCAAGGTCATCGGACACACGCAGAGCTATGAGGGCAGCCTGGAAATAGTGATCGACCAGCTCTGGTTGGCCAAGAATGGCGAATACGCCCTGGATGATTTCCTGCCGACTACAACCAAAAGTATCGCTAAGATGCTGGCGGAGTTACAGAATATAATAGCCAGCATCAATAATCCCTTTTTGCAAGGGCTGCTCCAGCGCATCTTCGATGAGGAAGACCTTGAAACATTTGCCCGGGCCCCAGCGGCTAAGGCTGTTCATCACGCTTATTTAGGAGGACTACTCGAACACACCTTAGAGGTAGTCGAATACTGCCGCGCCGCTCTGACCATCTATCCCCATATTGATCGCGATCTGCTGCTGACCGCTGCCATTCTCCATGACATCGGGAAGATAGAGGAATATGTGTTCGAGCGCAGCATCGACTTTAGCGACAAGGGCAGGTTGCTGGGACATATCGTCTTAGGGGAACAACTGGTTATGGACAGGGCGCGCCAGGACGCTGCCTTCCCTGAGGACCTTCTAATGAAACTATGTCATATGCTCCTGAGTCACCATGGACGATACGAGTGGAAATCGCCAAAGCGCCCGAAGACTATCGAGGCTTGTATCCTTTATCTCGCCGACTACTTCAGCAGCGAGGTAGCTATCTTTGCGGCTTCCCTCACTAACAATCAAGACTCCGCTACCACTTGGACAGATTACAATCGTTTTCTTGATCGCTCTGTTTTTACCGGCAACACCGCCTTCCATCCCCCCTCAGACGATGAACGTTACTAGAGCCATCGTTGGCAGGCTTAGGGTGAGATAGCCATCGTTATGAGGAGTAAAAGATGATATCAAGAAGCCAACTCCACGATTTGAAAGGATAGGCAATGGATATAACAACAGTAGCTCAACCCCTAACCGAAATAGACTGCGATGCCCTGGTCATCAATGTCTTTAAGGAGGAAACTACGCTGGATGAATCGCTACGAGTGCTTGATGATCGGCTCAATGGAGCGCTCGCCCGATTGCTAGAGAGCGGTGAGCTTGACTGTGAGCTCTACGCTACGGCCTTGCTGCATACAGGCGGACAGGTCGCTCCCGCCCGCCTTTGCCTCGTGCGTGGACATCAATGCGCCGAACTGAATGGAGAACGAGTGCGGAAAGTGGCGGGTGCGGCTGCTCGCTTCCTGCGCAAGCGAGGAGTGCAGCGTGCAGGTTTCTTCTTCCGCAGCAACCTCAATCCGACTGATCAAGCCGTGGCCATCACAGAGGGGACGATCATCGGATTGTATGAGCCAGATCACCACAAGACAGAGGGGAGAGAGAAGAGGACATTCACCCACCTAATCCTGGTCGCCCCACACCTGGCCGATGTCGAGCCTATGCAGACCGCTGTTGAACGGGGAAGCGTGCTGGCAGAGGCAACTAATTATGCTCGCTTCTTAGTGAACGAGCCGGCCAACAGTATGACTCCAGCAGCTATGGTCGAGCAAGCCCGCCAACTGGCGCAGACCTACAACCTGGAGTTCAAGGCCATCAACGAGCAGGAGATGGAGCGCTTGGGTATGCAAGCCCTCCTCTCAGTCGCCCGTGGCAGTGAGCAACCGGCCTACTTGATCGTTCTGAAATATAAGGTGGATAATGCCGCAGAAGAGACATTAGGGCTCATCGGCAAGGGTTTGACCTTCGATAGCGGGGGTATCTCTCTTAAGCCCGCGGAGGGAATGCGGGCAATGAAGATGGATATGGCCGGGGCAGCTGCAGTCCTAGCTACAATGCGGGCCATCGCTGAGCTGCAGCCCAGGATCAATGTCATAGCCATGGTGCCAGTAACCGAGAATCTGCCCAGCGGAAAGGCCTCAAGGCCGGGAGATATTGTACGAGCTATGAATGGCAAGACCATCGAAATCATCAGCACCGATGCTGAAGGGCGCATGATCCTGGCCGACGCCCTTGTTTATGCCCAACAGGAGGGTGCCAATGGACTGGTGGATATAGCCACCCTGACTGGAGCCTGCGTGATTGCCTTGGGGACGATGGTCAGCGGGGTTATGGGACGGCCTCAAGAATGGGTCGAGAGGCTCTTCACCGCCGCGGAGCAGGCTGGAGAACCAATGTGGCAACTGCCCCTCGTCCCAGAATATATAGAATACCTAGAGAGCGAGGTGGCTGATTTCACTAACGTAGGAGGGCGAGCGGCCGGCACCATCCAGGGGGCATTGTTCCTCCAACAATTCGTCAGGAATGATGTCCCCTGGGTACATCTGGACATCGCTGGCACAGCCTACAAAGAGACGGAGAAGGAGA encodes:
- a CDS encoding HD domain-containing protein translates to MAKTLISSLTEGQDIADHFMVKSRYLRPFRTKVGSFLVLKLGDKSGEIQAKLWDDGESWYRQLKEEDIIKVIGHTQSYEGSLEIVIDQLWLAKNGEYALDDFLPTTTKSIAKMLAELQNIIASINNPFLQGLLQRIFDEEDLETFARAPAAKAVHHAYLGGLLEHTLEVVEYCRAALTIYPHIDRDLLLTAAILHDIGKIEEYVFERSIDFSDKGRLLGHIVLGEQLVMDRARQDAAFPEDLLMKLCHMLLSHHGRYEWKSPKRPKTIEACILYLADYFSSEVAIFAASLTNNQDSATTWTDYNRFLDRSVFTGNTAFHPPSDDERY
- a CDS encoding leucyl aminopeptidase, giving the protein MDITTVAQPLTEIDCDALVINVFKEETTLDESLRVLDDRLNGALARLLESGELDCELYATALLHTGGQVAPARLCLVRGHQCAELNGERVRKVAGAAARFLRKRGVQRAGFFFRSNLNPTDQAVAITEGTIIGLYEPDHHKTEGREKRTFTHLILVAPHLADVEPMQTAVERGSVLAEATNYARFLVNEPANSMTPAAMVEQARQLAQTYNLEFKAINEQEMERLGMQALLSVARGSEQPAYLIVLKYKVDNAAEETLGLIGKGLTFDSGGISLKPAEGMRAMKMDMAGAAAVLATMRAIAELQPRINVIAMVPVTENLPSGKASRPGDIVRAMNGKTIEIISTDAEGRMILADALVYAQQEGANGLVDIATLTGACVIALGTMVSGVMGRPQEWVERLFTAAEQAGEPMWQLPLVPEYIEYLESEVADFTNVGGRAAGTIQGALFLQQFVRNDVPWVHLDIAGTAYKETEKEIPYLARWATGVGVRTLANLACALAGQ